Proteins co-encoded in one Papaver somniferum cultivar HN1 chromosome 5, ASM357369v1, whole genome shotgun sequence genomic window:
- the LOC113279462 gene encoding protein PELPK1-like, with protein MLLRWEGTSWRQLTAKDLHASVASWDQNDLSRQSGNGSSSSSLSVGNNTNCSRDSKLTLPKPELPPLHEFPNLPKPELPKIDIPSLSKPELPTFPKIDIPSVPKPELPSFPKSEIPSLPKLEWPSLPKTEAASLTANSEVPKLGVPTLPTPELPKFEVPTTLPVPDLPKTQLPKPEVPNPELPKMQLPNFELPKPELPKTELPKPEFPNLEVPKTEVAKPELPKLDAPALTKPELPKLKVPTLPDTELPPLPKVPTDLPKPELPSFHKLEIPKLPELPSLPKPTFPHSTSP; from the exons ATGCTGCTCCGCTGGGAAGGAACATCATGGCGTCAGTTAACTGCAAAGGATCTTCATGCATCCGTAGCTTCTTGGGATCAAAACGACTTG TCACGGCAATCAGGTAACGGTAGTTCAAGCAGCTCGTTATCTGTTGGAAACAACACCAACTGTTCTAGAGATTCCAAACTTACATTACCTAAACCTGAACTACCACCGCTACACGAGTTCCCAAATTTACCAAAGCCAGAGTTGCCGAAGATTGACATTCCGTCCTTATCGAAGCCGGAGTTGCCAACATTCCCTAAGATTGACATCCCATCTGTACCAAAACCTGAGCTGCCATCATTTCCTAAGAGTGAAATTCCATCTCTACCAAAGCTCGAATGGCCATCACTGCCTAAGACGGAAGCGGCATCTTTAACCGCGAATTCAGAGGTGCCAAAGCTTGGCGTTCCAACTTTGCCGACACCTGAATTGCCGAAATTTGAAGTGCCTACTACTCTTCCAGTGCCCGATCTACCAAAAACTCAATTGCCGAAGCCTGAAGTTCCAAACCCTGAATTGCCGAAGATGCAATTACCCAACTTTGAATTGCCAAAGCCAGAATTGCCCAAGACAGAACTGCCAAAGCCAGAATTTCCCAATCTTGAAGTGCCAAAGACTGAAGTAGCAAAACCTGAGTTGCCAAAGCTTGACGCTCCAGCGTTGACGAAACCTGAGTTGCCAAAGCTTAAGGTCCCAACTTTGCCGGACACTGAATTACCACCTCTCCCCAAGGTCCCTACCGACCTACCCAAACCTGAACTGCCATCGTTTCACAAATTGGAAATTCCAAAACTGCCAGAATTGCCTTCTCTACCAAAACCCACATTTCCTCACTCAACCAGCCCTTGA